From the Gemmatimonadales bacterium genome, one window contains:
- a CDS encoding PPC domain-containing protein, which produces MLLAGVGVLASAARPATAQQSIAMGTSVTGTLTAADPVLPSDSSHYKLFTFYGTAGQTVEIRLVSSDFDAYVYLRDQNGQIIAQDDDSGGGLNALIFCPLPRTGTYQILANAQRANEYGTFTLSLAATVDRVVRTPTPTPAQPPPVHEPVGATP; this is translated from the coding sequence GTGCTGCTGGCTGGCGTGGGCGTGCTGGCATCGGCCGCGCGACCCGCGACGGCGCAACAGTCAATCGCCATGGGCACGTCCGTGACCGGTACCCTCACCGCGGCGGATCCCGTTCTCCCGTCCGACTCGTCGCACTACAAGCTGTTCACCTTCTACGGCACGGCCGGGCAGACGGTGGAGATCAGGCTCGTATCGAGCGACTTCGACGCCTACGTCTACTTGCGGGACCAGAACGGGCAGATCATCGCGCAGGACGACGACAGCGGCGGCGGGCTGAACGCGCTCATCTTCTGCCCTCTGCCGCGCACCGGGACCTACCAGATTCTCGCCAACGCGCAGCGCGCCAACGAGTACGGCACGTTCACCCTGAGCTTGGCGGCGACAGTGGACCGCGTGGTCAGGACCCCGACGCCCACTCCGGCGCAGCCCCCACCGGTCCACGAGCCCGTCGGCGCCACGCCGTGA
- a CDS encoding sugar ABC transporter substrate-binding protein yields MKSIRVLLSLITRDNDYQREQASVAEATAQRLGIGLQVVYADSDAIGQTKQILSAINAAATDRPDAVIAEPVGTGMLGVASAAADNGIGWIVLNREADYLVPLRQRSSVPIGSIECDNTEVGRIQGRQFAALLPAGGTILYIEGPSTDVTKQRRAGLDATLPPNIRILPGWGKWTEESGYEVVASRLQLQGPTPPNVGLIGCQNDAMAMGARRAVETLTSAQQRAQWMKVPFTGVDGVPTSGQVWVQQRRLAATVVTPALTGVALELLAKAIATSTPMPERTLTRATSYPSIDELRERVAAETARV; encoded by the coding sequence ATGAAGAGCATCAGGGTGCTGCTGTCGCTCATCACGCGGGACAACGACTACCAGCGCGAGCAGGCATCGGTCGCGGAGGCCACCGCGCAACGCCTGGGCATCGGCCTGCAGGTCGTCTATGCCGACAGCGACGCCATCGGCCAGACGAAGCAGATCCTGTCCGCGATCAACGCCGCCGCGACGGATCGTCCCGACGCCGTCATCGCCGAGCCGGTGGGCACGGGCATGCTCGGGGTGGCCAGCGCCGCCGCCGACAACGGCATCGGATGGATCGTGCTCAATCGTGAGGCGGACTACCTCGTGCCGCTGCGCCAGCGGTCGTCGGTGCCCATCGGGAGCATCGAGTGCGACAACACGGAGGTCGGGAGAATACAGGGACGACAGTTCGCCGCGCTCCTGCCCGCCGGCGGCACGATCCTCTACATCGAGGGGCCCAGCACCGACGTCACCAAGCAGCGCCGAGCCGGCCTGGACGCGACGCTGCCCCCCAACATCAGGATCCTGCCGGGCTGGGGGAAGTGGACGGAGGAGAGCGGCTACGAGGTCGTCGCGTCGCGGCTGCAGCTGCAGGGGCCGACGCCGCCGAACGTCGGGCTCATCGGGTGTCAGAACGACGCGATGGCGATGGGCGCGCGGAGAGCGGTGGAGACGCTGACGTCCGCCCAGCAACGGGCGCAGTGGATGAAGGTCCCGTTCACCGGCGTCGACGGCGTTCCCACCAGCGGCCAGGTCTGGGTGCAGCAGCGACGGCTCGCCGCGACGGTCGTGACTCCGGCGCTGACCGGGGTCGCCCTCGAGCTGCTGGCGAAGGCGATCGCGACCTCCACCCCGATGCCCGAGCGCACGCTCACGAGAGCGACCTCGTACCCTTCGATCGACGAGCTGCGCGAGAGGGTGGCGGCGGAGACCGCGCGCGTCTGA